From Marivirga harenae, one genomic window encodes:
- a CDS encoding UvrD-helicase domain-containing protein — MHKGNLFTVYKSSAGSGKTFTLTREYLKLAFKNPDQFKRILAVTFTNKATQEMKERIIHNLFEFSENSEGVMANQLKDLLEFSDSELRTRSRQLLISILHNYSRFSVQTIDRFFQNVMRSFARELSIQGDGELMLNTDEVRQSVLDLLMEDISDPKHVALKSWVIDFSINKLEEKGRWDVRRDILAFTEELMKDDFKLIERALNEEIYDYRRLKIFKDKLNKIIAQFEKTLDGISKKAFQLIESNGLEIADFSYGNSGAINFFNKISEETKNYDLADLVKGRVKTAIESEGESLASKSSKKKDLIFKTASDGLMNSFQEAIDFIKRNIGEYRSAENILKNIYLLGITQHFNQRMQEYKKEEGIQFLSDTTQFLNEIIGTDPTESPFVYEKMGSFYDHFLIDEFQDTSTLQWQNFKPLIENSLAEGNENLVVGDVKQSIYRWRGGDWRLLLKGLREDISPAFYQEEALSHNFRSKPNIIDFNNDLFTAMPDLVKLNAVNKNSNAFTKEVERLLQDIPDAYNEVVQQKKKDYPYKGFVELQFFEEEETEDGEKLSWQTKALEKFVQDLERLQDAGVKLQDVGILVRKKKEGIEIQDFLEHYKSENPDKVQYYQYNIISDETLLLSSAHIVNFLLNCFQYLYTEDKIALSQIKFYYQKIIHNDESRIHDIVRVNSTDEFLPAEFLTSQKDLMSLSLLEMSEQLIQLFQLKEIKKEKAYLSAFQDVLLDFGNKGGIPDFMEWWEDNNQSYAIKLQSDVHSARLMTIHKSKGLEFKICMIPLLEWTLSPNHLMAPTLWVNTEGGHFAEIPYLPIKHSSSLKDSDFARSYWEEEVRSYLDNLNLMYVAMTRAGDALFINSHAKANSGYISKLLLQFAEKQDKWEDANLKLTIGSEVDLAFLAKKKKDTQESFTVSSVNLTYYESHNWHDKLKIKHSSTLIAEDAGLSKTDLGIYVHDIFSKLNDLKELPEILKKVKTEKMLNKEDFDSIQKLVKDNLEKDSILLPWFETDWQVKTEVPVLLTDGSLIRLDRVLIKENEAKILDFKTGLKSEQDHKQVSFYRNTLRKMGYEKVTAHIAYLNPLEIIEV, encoded by the coding sequence GGAGTTTTCAGATAGTGAATTGAGGACTCGGTCAAGACAATTATTAATTTCAATTCTACATAATTACAGCAGGTTTTCGGTCCAGACCATTGACCGGTTTTTTCAAAACGTTATGCGTTCATTTGCTCGCGAATTAAGCATCCAAGGCGATGGAGAACTTATGCTGAATACAGATGAAGTAAGGCAGTCCGTTTTGGATTTGTTGATGGAGGATATTAGTGATCCCAAACATGTAGCGCTCAAAAGTTGGGTGATTGATTTCTCGATCAATAAGCTTGAAGAGAAAGGTAGGTGGGATGTTAGAAGAGATATTCTTGCCTTTACTGAGGAGCTGATGAAGGATGATTTCAAGCTGATAGAAAGAGCTTTGAATGAAGAAATTTATGATTATCGAAGGCTGAAAATTTTCAAGGACAAATTGAACAAGATAATTGCGCAGTTTGAAAAGACTTTGGATGGAATCAGTAAAAAAGCCTTTCAGTTAATAGAGTCAAATGGGCTAGAAATCGCAGATTTTAGTTATGGAAATTCAGGAGCTATTAATTTTTTTAATAAAATTAGCGAAGAGACCAAAAATTATGATTTAGCTGATTTGGTAAAAGGAAGAGTAAAAACAGCGATAGAGTCGGAAGGTGAATCCTTAGCCTCAAAATCCTCCAAAAAGAAAGATTTGATTTTTAAAACGGCTTCAGATGGCTTGATGAATTCTTTCCAAGAGGCAATTGATTTCATAAAAAGGAATATAGGAGAATACCGTTCCGCTGAAAATATTCTTAAAAACATTTATTTATTAGGAATTACTCAGCATTTCAATCAACGAATGCAGGAATACAAAAAAGAGGAGGGTATTCAGTTCCTCTCTGATACCACTCAATTTCTAAATGAAATCATTGGTACCGATCCAACCGAAAGTCCGTTCGTTTATGAGAAAATGGGGAGTTTTTATGACCATTTCTTGATCGATGAGTTTCAGGATACATCTACTTTGCAATGGCAGAATTTTAAACCCTTAATTGAAAATTCACTAGCTGAAGGAAATGAAAATTTGGTGGTGGGAGATGTGAAGCAATCCATTTACCGCTGGAGAGGTGGTGATTGGAGATTGTTGTTAAAAGGATTGAGAGAGGACATTTCCCCTGCTTTTTATCAAGAAGAGGCATTGAGTCATAATTTCCGGAGCAAACCGAATATCATTGATTTTAATAATGATTTATTTACTGCTATGCCTGATTTGGTGAAGTTGAACGCGGTGAATAAAAACTCCAATGCTTTTACGAAAGAGGTTGAACGTCTTTTACAAGACATTCCTGATGCCTACAACGAAGTAGTGCAACAGAAGAAAAAAGACTATCCGTACAAGGGCTTTGTAGAGCTTCAGTTTTTTGAAGAAGAAGAAACGGAGGATGGAGAAAAATTGAGCTGGCAGACCAAGGCATTGGAAAAGTTTGTTCAAGATTTGGAGCGATTGCAGGATGCGGGTGTGAAATTACAGGATGTCGGAATATTGGTAAGGAAAAAGAAAGAGGGCATCGAAATTCAGGATTTTCTGGAGCATTATAAAAGCGAAAATCCTGATAAGGTACAGTATTATCAATATAATATAATCTCCGATGAAACTTTGCTATTGTCAAGCGCTCATATTGTCAATTTCTTGCTGAACTGCTTTCAGTATTTGTATACAGAAGATAAAATTGCCCTTTCTCAAATTAAATTTTATTATCAGAAAATAATTCACAATGACGAATCACGCATTCACGATATTGTGAGAGTGAATAGTACGGATGAATTTTTACCTGCCGAATTTTTAACTTCTCAAAAAGATTTGATGAGTTTGAGTTTGTTGGAAATGAGTGAGCAGTTAATTCAACTGTTCCAGCTAAAGGAAATTAAAAAGGAAAAGGCCTATTTATCTGCCTTTCAGGATGTTTTATTGGACTTCGGAAATAAAGGTGGTATTCCTGATTTTATGGAGTGGTGGGAAGATAACAATCAATCTTATGCAATTAAATTGCAATCAGATGTGCATTCAGCACGATTGATGACCATCCATAAGTCAAAAGGATTGGAGTTTAAAATATGTATGATTCCCCTTTTGGAGTGGACCTTAAGTCCTAATCATTTGATGGCACCTACGCTTTGGGTGAACACAGAGGGAGGCCACTTTGCGGAAATCCCATACCTACCTATTAAGCATTCTTCCTCTTTAAAGGATTCTGATTTTGCTCGTTCTTATTGGGAAGAAGAAGTGCGGAGTTATCTGGATAATTTAAACTTAATGTACGTGGCCATGACAAGAGCTGGAGATGCACTCTTTATTAATTCTCATGCTAAGGCAAATTCAGGCTACATATCTAAATTGCTTTTGCAATTTGCTGAAAAGCAAGATAAGTGGGAAGACGCCAATTTGAAATTGACTATAGGAAGTGAAGTAGATTTGGCATTTTTGGCTAAAAAGAAAAAAGATACGCAGGAATCTTTTACTGTTAGTTCGGTAAACCTGACTTATTATGAAAGCCATAATTGGCACGATAAACTGAAAATTAAACATTCTTCTACTCTGATAGCTGAGGATGCAGGTTTATCCAAAACAGATTTAGGAATTTATGTACATGATATATTTTCTAAATTAAATGATTTGAAAGAGCTTCCCGAAATTTTGAAAAAGGTTAAGACAGAAAAGATGTTGAATAAGGAGGATTTTGATTCTATCCAAAAATTGGTGAAGGATAATCTTGAGAAAGACAGTATTTTATTACCTTGGTTTGAAACAGATTGGCAGGTGAAAACTGAGGTCCCTGTACTTTTGACAGATGGTTCTTTAATCCGATTGGACCGGGTTTTAATAAAGGAAAATGAAGCCAAGATCTTAGATTTTAAAACGGGTTTAAAATCAGAGCAGGATCATAAGCAAGTAAGCTTTTACAGAAATACTTTAAGGAAAATGGGTTACGAGAAAGTCACAGCCCACATCGCCTACCTTAATCCTTTGGAAATTATCGAGGTTTAG
- a CDS encoding efflux RND transporter permease subunit, whose protein sequence is MLNRIIKFFLYNRLVTFLFLALLIAWGVAVAPFGWNVNFLPSDPVPVDAIPNYGENQQIVFTEWKGRSPQDIEDQISYPLTTYLLGVPGVKTIRSSSIFGFSSIYIIFDEDKEFYWTRSRILEKLNSIPSGLLPESVQPALGPDATSLGQVYWYTLEGRDDEGNPTGGWDLHEIRSVQDFYVKYGLNAAEDVSEVASIGGFVKEYQIDVDPDALKVYDISLMRVMSAVRNSNRDAGAKTIEINQAEYLVRGLGYIENIEDIELAVVAVNNNSPVRIKDIARVSLGPATRRGVLDKDGAEVVGGVVVARYGANPLQVINNVKDKIREISPGLPSKTLADGRKSQLTIVPFYDRSNLIYETLGTLEDALSLQILISILVITVMVYRLRASLLISSLLPIAVLIVFIAMRYFGVVANIVALSGIAIAIGTMVDLGIILTENVIKHLDDAPNDQKLITTIYNGAAEVSGAILTAVSTTIVSFIPVFTLQAAEGKLFSPLAFTKTFALIAALLVSLLILPALAHVFFGFKIKNAWLKKLSNPVLIFLGLTALVLGHTWAGVVVLLFGLLGLAKQVIEKKEVKLTNFIQWSLKHSDLIIALFAVLWLLADYWLPLGPAKSILTNFIFVAVIVGIILTLFILIEAYYERILSVCLDNKKVFLSIPSFFILLGIVIWLGFNTVFGFLATGFEKVGVKLDKTRGWTFLSSTFPGIGEEFMPTLDEGSFLLMPTSMPHSGVEYNRKVLGQLDMMLTNIPEVELTVGKLGRVESALDPAPVSMFENVINYKPEYILNQKGKRQRFKMNANDDFYIKSDNGLSQLDSNERKIFFDPKSRKFVDQEANEFEKELQDEISLSIDGEFENYLITDSDGQYFRNWREKIKSPDDIWNEIEKVTNIPGVTSAPKLQPIETRLVMLQTGMRAPMGIKVFGPDLKTIESFSLQLENILKEVPSVKSEAVFADRIVGKPYMLLNIDREEIARYGLSIEAVQQFIETAIGGMTITNTVEGRERFPVRVRYPRELRENPEELSRMLISTPTGAQIPLGQILDIEYERGPQAIKSENTFLVGYVLFDKKDGFAEVTAVEDSKKLIQQKIDEGELVVPKGVNYRFSGSYENQVRAEKRLSFIVPIVLLVIFLILYFQFKSVLTSLMVFTGIALAFSGGFIMLWFYGQDWFFNFEWFDINFRSLFQISTINLSVAVWVGFIALFGIATDDGVVMATYLDQSFNKNKTDNIKGIRSAVIEAGKKRIKPAVMTSTTTIIALLPILTSTGKGSDIMVPMAIPAFGGMLMASLTYFLIPVLYALKEESKIKKS, encoded by the coding sequence ATGTTAAATCGAATCATCAAATTTTTCTTATATAATAGGTTAGTAACCTTTTTATTCTTGGCGCTGTTGATAGCGTGGGGTGTTGCTGTAGCTCCTTTTGGATGGAACGTCAATTTCCTACCATCTGACCCTGTACCGGTCGATGCTATTCCTAACTATGGTGAAAATCAGCAAATAGTATTTACAGAATGGAAAGGTCGTTCCCCTCAGGATATTGAAGATCAGATATCATATCCCTTAACGACCTATCTCTTAGGAGTTCCAGGAGTAAAAACAATTAGGAGTTCTTCTATTTTCGGATTTTCCAGTATTTATATCATTTTTGATGAAGACAAAGAATTTTACTGGACTCGTTCTCGAATTCTAGAAAAGCTAAATTCAATACCAAGTGGATTATTGCCAGAATCAGTGCAGCCAGCCTTGGGTCCAGATGCTACTTCTTTGGGCCAAGTTTATTGGTATACACTAGAAGGTAGAGATGATGAAGGAAATCCTACTGGTGGATGGGATTTGCATGAAATCCGTTCGGTTCAGGACTTTTATGTGAAATATGGATTGAACGCAGCGGAAGATGTTTCAGAAGTGGCTTCTATAGGAGGTTTTGTGAAGGAATATCAAATTGATGTAGACCCTGATGCACTTAAAGTTTATGACATTTCGCTGATGAGGGTGATGAGCGCAGTAAGAAACTCGAATAGAGATGCAGGAGCTAAAACCATTGAAATTAATCAAGCAGAGTACTTAGTGAGAGGTTTAGGCTACATTGAAAACATCGAAGATATTGAACTGGCGGTAGTAGCAGTGAATAACAATTCCCCTGTTCGAATCAAAGATATCGCTAGAGTTTCTCTTGGACCGGCTACTCGTAGAGGAGTTTTGGATAAGGATGGTGCCGAAGTAGTAGGAGGTGTAGTAGTAGCCCGATATGGAGCGAACCCACTACAAGTAATTAATAATGTAAAGGACAAAATCAGAGAGATTTCCCCTGGTCTGCCGTCCAAGACGCTAGCAGATGGCAGGAAAAGTCAATTGACAATAGTTCCTTTCTATGATAGATCTAACCTGATTTATGAAACTTTAGGAACCCTAGAAGATGCATTGTCATTACAAATCTTGATATCCATTTTGGTGATTACTGTTATGGTGTATCGTTTGCGTGCCTCGCTTTTAATTTCTTCCTTGCTGCCCATTGCTGTATTAATAGTTTTCATAGCCATGCGTTATTTTGGAGTGGTGGCTAATATTGTGGCCTTATCAGGTATAGCTATTGCGATAGGAACCATGGTCGATTTGGGTATTATTCTTACTGAAAACGTTATCAAGCATCTGGATGATGCTCCAAATGATCAAAAACTCATCACTACAATTTATAATGGGGCGGCTGAAGTTTCTGGCGCTATTCTCACTGCAGTTTCTACCACTATTGTGAGTTTTATTCCGGTCTTCACATTACAGGCTGCAGAGGGTAAATTGTTTAGTCCTTTAGCTTTCACTAAGACATTTGCTTTGATAGCAGCGCTACTAGTAAGCTTGTTGATATTGCCAGCATTAGCACATGTGTTTTTCGGTTTCAAAATTAAAAATGCTTGGTTGAAGAAATTATCAAATCCTGTTCTGATCTTTTTAGGATTAACAGCTTTGGTACTGGGCCATACGTGGGCTGGGGTTGTGGTACTGCTTTTCGGACTATTAGGTTTAGCAAAGCAAGTCATAGAGAAGAAAGAAGTTAAACTGACGAATTTTATTCAGTGGTCGTTGAAGCATTCTGATTTGATTATTGCTCTTTTCGCAGTTTTGTGGTTGTTGGCTGATTACTGGCTACCCCTTGGACCTGCTAAATCTATCCTCACTAATTTCATTTTTGTAGCTGTTATCGTGGGAATTATTTTAACGCTGTTTATTCTTATTGAAGCGTATTATGAAAGAATCTTAAGCGTTTGTCTTGACAATAAGAAGGTCTTTTTATCGATACCAAGCTTTTTTATTCTTTTAGGAATTGTAATTTGGTTAGGCTTTAATACTGTTTTCGGCTTCCTAGCCACAGGATTTGAGAAAGTAGGTGTAAAATTAGATAAAACTAGAGGCTGGACATTCTTGTCCTCAACCTTCCCAGGGATTGGTGAAGAATTTATGCCAACATTAGATGAGGGGAGCTTTTTGCTAATGCCAACTTCCATGCCTCATTCAGGTGTTGAATATAATAGGAAAGTATTAGGTCAGCTAGATATGATGTTGACCAATATTCCAGAAGTAGAGCTGACTGTTGGCAAGTTAGGTCGAGTAGAATCTGCATTGGATCCTGCCCCGGTTTCCATGTTTGAGAATGTCATCAATTACAAACCTGAATACATTTTAAATCAGAAAGGGAAGAGGCAACGATTCAAAATGAATGCAAATGATGACTTTTATATCAAGTCTGACAACGGATTATCGCAGCTTGATTCAAATGAGAGAAAAATATTTTTTGATCCTAAGAGCAGAAAATTTGTAGATCAAGAGGCAAATGAATTTGAAAAGGAATTGCAAGATGAAATTTCACTTTCAATTGATGGAGAATTTGAAAATTATTTGATCACAGATTCTGACGGACAATATTTTAGGAATTGGAGAGAGAAGATCAAAAGTCCTGATGATATCTGGAATGAAATTGAGAAAGTAACCAATATTCCTGGCGTTACTTCAGCACCAAAACTACAGCCAATAGAAACACGGCTAGTAATGTTACAAACTGGAATGAGGGCTCCTATGGGAATTAAGGTTTTCGGACCCGACCTGAAAACTATAGAATCCTTTTCATTGCAATTAGAGAATATCCTTAAAGAAGTGCCTTCTGTTAAATCCGAAGCAGTTTTTGCCGATAGAATAGTGGGGAAGCCTTATATGTTACTCAATATCGACAGAGAAGAAATTGCTCGCTACGGCTTGAGTATTGAGGCTGTGCAGCAATTTATTGAAACAGCAATTGGGGGAATGACTATCACGAACACTGTGGAGGGCAGAGAGCGTTTTCCTGTGAGGGTGAGATATCCGAGGGAATTAAGAGAGAATCCTGAAGAACTTTCGCGAATGCTCATTTCTACGCCAACCGGAGCTCAAATTCCCTTGGGACAGATTTTGGATATAGAATATGAAAGAGGGCCACAAGCCATTAAAAGTGAGAATACTTTTTTAGTGGGCTATGTGTTATTTGATAAAAAGGATGGCTTTGCTGAGGTAACAGCCGTGGAAGATTCTAAAAAGCTGATTCAGCAAAAAATTGATGAAGGTGAATTAGTGGTTCCGAAAGGAGTCAATTATCGATTCTCTGGTAGTTATGAAAATCAGGTCCGTGCAGAAAAGCGACTAAGTTTTATTGTTCCGATAGTACTTTTAGTCATATTCCTGATTCTGTATTTTCAGTTTAAGTCTGTGCTTACAAGCTTAATGGTATTTACGGGTATTGCTTTGGCTTTTAGTGGAGGCTTTATCATGCTGTGGTTTTATGGGCAAGATTGGTTTTTCAATTTTGAATGGTTTGACATTAATTTCAGATCATTATTTCAAATCAGCACCATAAACTTGAGTGTTGCAGTTTGGGTTGGCTTTATTGCGCTTTTTGGAATCGCTACCGATGATGGTGTAGTTATGGCGACTTACCTCGACCAAAGTTTCAATAAAAATAAGACTGATAATATCAAAGGAATTAGGAGTGCAGTGATTGAAGCAGGTAAAAAGCGGATTAAACCGGCAGTCATGACTTCAACCACAACGATAATCGCTTTGCTCCCCATTCTAACCTCAACTGGCAAAGGTTCTGATATCATGGTGCCGATGGCAATTCCTGCTTTTGGTGGAATGTTAATGGCATCTTTAACATACTTTTTGATTCCTGTGCTTTATGCATTAAAGGAGGAAAGTAAAATAAAAAAATCCTAA
- a CDS encoding PD-(D/E)XK nuclease family protein, with translation MQNTFLEELAQSLFHKLGKNISNYTVIFPNRRAGLFFNRALRKLIDQPIWAPEAMAIEDFVRQKSDFAVPDQLSLVFSLHKVFQKHAPFKEDFEQFYFWGDMLVKDFNDVDHYMADARPLFANLLEWKKLADTDFLTEEQLQLIQKFWKSFEAKPKDAQEKFARNWNILYPVYKDFRDKLKEEKKAYNGMLYRDYADRLKSGHTKISGQLIFAGFNALTKTEEIIISEAVKEGADVFWDMDAYYASPENIMQEAGNFFREYANHSVLGKTFPTYMPNRIIEETPDIKITEVKGNIAQAKFLGQLLSEQNIEQPEKTAIILGDESLLFPVLYALPESIEKVNVTMGYPLRFASIYQLMSICLHLQKNRRQEINKLSFNHRDVLKVLKHPFVGNLLGEGVKAKIQQIERDNIIRLELKDLYSEKETTNPLLDILFKDGSVNYFLYLKTILQYVHSEQIESTEQEFMAEIFKQINQLEQIVREFKLELDINSFIRLFNRIIQSIRVPFSGEPLEGIQIMGVLESRNLDFEHIYFLSISEDNFPGGSNNQSFIPYNIRKAYGLPTLEQRDSIYAYLFNRLMQRSQQMHLIYNSDNSGGKGGEPSRYLLQLQYELGIQSQKVKLQSLNQDPQAAAPVPITIEKSEDIRKILKLYSSERFLSASALKIYLDCRLQFYFRYIAGLKERDEVSEDLDAADFGNILHHVMEKLYGEVIGEVLDPNKIYLLKKNIDKFIREEFAELYGKKSEESDFEFEGRNIIIRDVVKRMVVQILNYDAKIAPFTVKKVEGEYEYAVPLENGDKIRLKGSIDRLDEKENSIRVIDYKSGGDEVKFPDIESLFDRDHDKRNGAAMQTLIYSYLFIKNEEYDGVKNVMPGLYNGKGLFKSDFSEKLKLANKELNNAEVLMEGFEQGLKKILDEIFISDQAFNQTEKLEKCTYCPYKTICNR, from the coding sequence ATGCAAAACACATTTTTAGAAGAACTAGCCCAATCATTATTTCACAAACTAGGAAAAAACATTTCTAACTATACCGTTATTTTTCCTAATAGAAGGGCTGGTTTATTTTTTAATCGTGCACTACGAAAACTCATAGATCAACCCATTTGGGCACCTGAGGCCATGGCCATCGAAGATTTTGTTCGGCAAAAAAGTGATTTCGCAGTACCAGATCAATTGAGCTTAGTATTCTCATTGCATAAGGTATTCCAAAAGCATGCACCTTTTAAAGAAGATTTTGAGCAGTTTTATTTTTGGGGCGATATGCTGGTGAAAGATTTCAATGATGTCGATCACTACATGGCAGATGCCCGTCCTTTATTTGCAAATTTACTAGAATGGAAAAAGCTGGCGGATACTGATTTCTTAACCGAAGAGCAACTTCAATTAATTCAGAAATTTTGGAAGAGTTTTGAAGCCAAACCCAAAGATGCACAAGAAAAATTTGCCCGAAATTGGAATATTCTTTATCCGGTTTATAAGGATTTTAGGGATAAGCTAAAAGAAGAAAAGAAGGCTTACAATGGTATGCTATACAGAGATTATGCTGATAGGCTCAAGTCTGGACACACAAAAATTTCAGGGCAACTGATTTTTGCGGGCTTCAATGCCTTGACCAAAACAGAGGAAATTATAATCTCTGAAGCGGTAAAAGAAGGAGCAGATGTTTTTTGGGATATGGACGCCTATTATGCTTCTCCTGAAAACATTATGCAAGAAGCTGGAAATTTCTTTAGAGAATATGCCAATCATTCGGTTTTGGGGAAGACTTTTCCTACTTATATGCCCAATAGAATCATTGAGGAAACACCCGATATTAAAATAACTGAAGTAAAAGGAAATATTGCGCAAGCAAAATTTTTAGGACAGCTGCTTTCTGAACAAAATATAGAACAGCCTGAAAAAACTGCTATCATTTTGGGAGATGAAAGCTTGCTTTTTCCGGTTTTATATGCGCTGCCCGAATCTATTGAAAAAGTAAATGTTACCATGGGGTATCCTCTAAGATTTGCTTCTATTTATCAATTAATGAGTATTTGTCTTCATCTTCAAAAAAATAGAAGACAGGAAATCAATAAGCTCAGCTTTAATCATCGTGATGTATTGAAAGTTTTAAAACACCCTTTTGTGGGAAACTTGTTAGGGGAAGGAGTGAAAGCCAAAATTCAACAGATTGAACGGGATAATATCATAAGGCTAGAATTGAAGGATTTATATTCGGAGAAGGAAACGACAAATCCCCTCTTGGATATTTTATTTAAAGATGGTTCAGTTAATTATTTTCTTTATCTAAAAACCATTTTGCAATACGTTCACAGCGAGCAAATTGAATCTACAGAACAGGAGTTTATGGCTGAAATTTTTAAGCAAATCAATCAGCTTGAACAAATTGTGAGAGAATTTAAACTGGAATTGGACATTAATTCCTTTATCCGGTTATTTAATCGAATTATACAATCCATCCGAGTGCCGTTTTCTGGTGAGCCTTTAGAAGGTATCCAAATCATGGGAGTGCTAGAATCCAGAAATCTAGATTTTGAACATATCTATTTCTTAAGCATAAGTGAAGATAATTTCCCTGGTGGTTCGAACAATCAATCCTTTATTCCTTATAACATTCGAAAGGCTTACGGATTACCCACTTTAGAGCAACGTGATTCCATTTATGCTTATTTATTTAATAGGCTAATGCAGCGAAGTCAGCAAATGCATTTGATTTACAATAGTGATAATAGTGGGGGAAAAGGTGGAGAGCCAAGTCGGTATCTTCTGCAATTGCAATACGAACTGGGGATTCAATCGCAAAAGGTGAAATTGCAAAGCTTAAATCAAGATCCGCAAGCAGCTGCTCCAGTACCAATTACTATAGAGAAGAGTGAGGATATACGAAAGATATTGAAGCTATACAGTTCAGAGAGGTTTCTATCTGCTTCTGCCTTAAAAATTTACCTGGACTGTAGATTACAATTCTATTTTCGGTACATAGCGGGTCTCAAAGAAAGAGATGAGGTTAGTGAAGATTTGGATGCGGCAGATTTCGGGAATATCCTTCACCATGTAATGGAAAAATTGTATGGAGAGGTGATCGGAGAAGTTTTAGATCCGAATAAGATTTACCTCCTGAAGAAAAATATAGATAAATTCATTAGGGAGGAGTTTGCTGAACTTTATGGTAAGAAAAGTGAGGAGTCAGATTTTGAGTTTGAAGGCAGAAATATCATCATAAGAGATGTGGTAAAACGAATGGTGGTTCAAATTTTAAATTATGACGCAAAAATTGCTCCTTTTACTGTTAAGAAAGTGGAAGGAGAATATGAATATGCTGTTCCATTGGAGAATGGTGATAAAATTCGCCTGAAAGGCTCAATAGATCGCTTGGATGAGAAAGAGAATAGCATCCGGGTTATCGATTATAAGTCCGGTGGTGATGAAGTAAAGTTTCCAGATATAGAAAGTTTATTTGATAGAGATCATGATAAAAGGAATGGGGCGGCTATGCAGACACTTATATATTCTTACCTTTTTATAAAAAATGAAGAATACGATGGCGTTAAAAATGTGATGCCGGGCCTTTATAATGGAAAAGGCTTATTCAAGTCGGATTTCTCCGAGAAATTAAAGTTAGCAAACAAAGAATTAAATAATGCGGAAGTATTAATGGAGGGTTTCGAACAAGGCTTAAAGAAAATTTTAGATGAGATTTTTATTAGCGACCAAGCGTTTAATCAAACTGAGAAATTGGAAAAATGCACCTATTGTCCTTATAAAACAATATGTAATCGCTAA
- a CDS encoding TolC family protein — MRHLYILKYFKLFLSICFLALLSFSTNGQDSTNRLDSFFKIAVENNPKLQAEYKAYEAALQKLPQASSLPDPNLSIGYFVSPVETRVGRSWHALA, encoded by the coding sequence ATGAGACATCTATATATTTTAAAATATTTCAAGTTATTTTTGTCGATTTGTTTCTTGGCGTTGCTATCGTTTTCCACAAATGGGCAGGATAGCACGAATAGGCTAGATTCTTTTTTTAAAATCGCAGTAGAAAACAATCCTAAATTACAGGCTGAATATAAAGCTTACGAAGCGGCACTGCAGAAGCTCCCTCAAGCATCTTCTCTGCCAGACCCTAACTTATCCATCGGCTATTTTGTATCTCCTGTGGAGACCCGGGTGGGCCGCAGCTGGCACGCTTTAGCTTAA
- a CDS encoding HYC_CC_PP family protein: MFKQKSILAILLSVLILSTSLGAVMYKHYCGGALQEVAFAEQDKHCTHHAEDNQMPPCHKHESEKEDCCKTETQKIAVDDVQQQKDSNSILKTGSSFVSVIYVLVNYLFSSPLESQAHSSILIFDSPPLYKAPLQVLYQSFLI, encoded by the coding sequence GTGTTTAAGCAAAAGTCCATATTAGCTATTCTACTTTCAGTGTTGATACTCAGTACCAGCCTTGGTGCTGTAATGTATAAACACTATTGTGGCGGTGCATTGCAAGAAGTAGCTTTTGCTGAACAGGATAAACATTGTACCCATCATGCAGAGGATAATCAAATGCCTCCTTGCCATAAGCATGAATCAGAAAAGGAAGATTGCTGCAAGACGGAAACTCAAAAAATTGCTGTTGATGACGTTCAGCAACAGAAAGATAGCAATTCCATATTGAAAACAGGTTCTTCATTTGTTTCTGTAATCTATGTTTTGGTCAATTATTTATTTTCAAGTCCATTAGAATCTCAGGCACATTCGTCAATTCTGATATTTGATAGTCCACCGCTCTACAAAGCACCCCTTCAAGTACTTTACCAAAGCTTTTTGATTTAA
- a CDS encoding peroxiredoxin: protein MPLKEQQKAPNFELASTAGDIFKLSEQKGEPLILFFYPKNFTKVCTAEVCEFRDAFSEFRDLNVKVIGISQDSIASHHKFKKENKLPFELLSDPKGKVAKLYKATIPVIGMNRRITYLLDKDMIIKAVYENMFTADQHVKQMIEKM, encoded by the coding sequence ATGCCATTAAAAGAACAACAGAAAGCACCGAATTTTGAATTAGCATCTACCGCAGGAGATATCTTCAAATTATCTGAGCAAAAAGGAGAGCCACTGATTTTATTTTTTTATCCCAAGAATTTCACAAAAGTTTGTACAGCGGAGGTTTGTGAATTTAGAGATGCTTTTTCAGAGTTTAGAGATTTGAATGTGAAAGTCATTGGAATAAGTCAAGATTCTATTGCATCTCATCATAAATTTAAAAAGGAAAATAAATTGCCTTTTGAATTACTAAGCGATCCCAAGGGTAAAGTAGCCAAATTATATAAAGCAACGATTCCCGTAATAGGCATGAATAGAAGAATTACCTATTTATTGGATAAAGATATGATAATTAAGGCTGTTTATGAAAATATGTTTACAGCGGATCAGCATGTGAAACAAATGATTGAAAAAATGTAG